The sequence ATAAAACTCTTGCTGTATCTTTAATTGGCTCACCACGACCGATTTGCAAATCATTACTTGATAAGAATAAGGCATGTCCCCCAAGTTGATACATCCCAACTTCAAAAGAAACTCTAGTTCTAGTTGATGACTTTTCAAAAATCATCCCCAAAGTTTTACCTTTTAATAAGTGGTGTTCTATGCCTGATTTTTGCTTTGCCTTTAAGTCAGTTGCCAAATCTAATATTTTATAAACTTCTGCTGTCGTCAATTCATGAATTGATAATAAATCTTTTCCTTGCATGATAATAAAACCCCCATTTAACCATTATACCATGATAAACACTATTTTTTAACTATGGTTTTAATTTTACTTTAGTCTTTTAATTATTAAAGTCCTTTAAAACTTTATCTACAATTGTTAGCACTTCATCAATATGTTTTGTAGTGATATTAAGTGGTGGTACAAATCTTAAAACATTACCGGCCGTACAATTAATAATTGCTCCATACTTCATGCATTCATTAACTATATCACGTCCCATTTGGGTTAGCTCCATACCGATAATAAGTCCTTTACCTCTAACTTCAGTTATCAGTTGCGGATATTTATCTTTTAATTTATTTAATTCTTGGAAAAAGTATTTTTCCATATCATTAACATTTTTTAATAATTTTTCTTCTTCAATAACATCAAGTACAGCATTAGCTGCCGCGCAAGCTAATGGATTACCGCCGAAAGTAGAACCATGGTCACCGGGCACAAAAACTTGCGCTACTTTGTCACTAGCAATAAAAGCACCAATCGGCACTCCACCGCCCAAACCTTTGGCTAAAGTCACTATATCCGGTTTCATACCATAATGTTCATAAGCAAACATTTTACCGGTACGTCCAACACCTGTTTGAATTTCATCTAAAATTAACAAGGCATTGTATTTTTCGCATAAAGCCTTTACTTGTGCTAAATAATTGTCTTTTGGTAAATTAACGCCACCTTCACCTTGAATCGGTTCAAGCATAACAGCGCAAGTTTTATCAGACATCATTTTTTCCAAAGTTTCAATATCATTGTACGGAGCATAATCAAAGCCACTCATTAGCGGTTCAAAACCTTCTTGATATTTAGGTTGAGCAGTCGCTACCAATGTTGCTAAAGTTCTACCATGAAATGATTTATTCGCCGTAATGATTTGAACTTTATCTTTCGCAATAGTTTTACCATATTTACGTGCAAGTTTAATAGCACCTTCGTTTGCCTCAGCTCCACTGTTTGCTAAAAAAACTTTACCTAAACCACTAAGTTTAACCAATTTTTCAATCAATACCGCTTGTACTTCCGTATAGTAAAGATTGGAGCAATGAATCATTTTTCCGGCTTGTTCACTGATTGCCTGTACTAATTTAGGGTGAGCATGACCTAGTGCATTAACGGCAATACCTGCTAAAAAATCAATATATTTATTATCTTCCGCATCATAAACATACGGACCTTCACCATGCGATAAGACTAATTGGTATCTAGCAAATACCGGCATATAGTAATCTTTTTCAGTTTTGATAATTTCATTTATTTCCATTGTTATCCCTCCAATTAAATTAGAATTTATTTAACAACTTCCGTACCGATCCCTTCCGGTGTAAACACTTCTAACAGTAAGGAGTGTGGCTGACGGCCATCAATAATATGAGTTTTATTA is a genomic window of Negativicutes bacterium containing:
- a CDS encoding acetylornithine transaminase, translating into MEINEIIKTEKDYYMPVFARYQLVLSHGEGPYVYDAEDNKYIDFLAGIAVNALGHAHPKLVQAISEQAGKMIHCSNLYYTEVQAVLIEKLVKLSGLGKVFLANSGAEANEGAIKLARKYGKTIAKDKVQIITANKSFHGRTLATLVATAQPKYQEGFEPLMSGFDYAPYNDIETLEKMMSDKTCAVMLEPIQGEGGVNLPKDNYLAQVKALCEKYNALLILDEIQTGVGRTGKMFAYEHYGMKPDIVTLAKGLGGGVPIGAFIASDKVAQVFVPGDHGSTFGGNPLACAAANAVLDVIEEEKLLKNVNDMEKYFFQELNKLKDKYPQLITEVRGKGLIIGMELTQMGRDIVNECMKYGAIINCTAGNVLRFVPPLNITTKHIDEVLTIVDKVLKDFNN